Proteins found in one Orcinus orca chromosome 11, mOrcOrc1.1, whole genome shotgun sequence genomic segment:
- the TMBIM6 gene encoding bax inhibitor 1: MNIFDRKINFDALLKFSHITPSTQQHLKKVYASFALCMFVAAAGAYVHVVTHFIQAGLLSALGSLGLMIWLMATPHSHETEQKRLGLLAGFAFLTGVGLGPALDLCIAINPSILPTAFLGTAMIFTCFTLSALYARRRSYLFLGGVLMSAMSLMLLSSLGNLFFGSFWLFQANLYVGLVVMCGFVLFDTQLIIEKAENGDKDYIWHCVDLFLDFVTLFRKLMMILAMNEKDKKKEKK, from the exons ATGAACATATTTGATCGGAAGATCAACTTTGATGCACTCCTTAAATTTTCCCACAT AACCCCCTCGACGCAGCAGCACCTGAAGAAGGTCTATGCCAGTTTTGCCCTCTGTATGTTTGTGGCGGCTGCCGGGGCCTATGTCCATGTGGTCACCCATTTCATTCAG GCTGGCCTGCTGTCTGCCTTGGGCTCCCTGGGGTTGATGATTTGGCTGATGGCAACACCTCATAGCCATGAAACTGAGCAAAAAAGACTGGGACTTCTTGCTGGATTTGCTTTCCTTACAG GAGTTGGCCTGGGCCCTGCTCTGGACTTGTGCATTGCCATCAACCCCAG CATCCTTCCCACCGCCTTCCTGGGCACAGCAATGATCTTCACCTGCTTCACCCTGAGTGCACTCTATGCCAGGCGCCGTAGCTACCTCTTTCTGGGAG GTGTCTTGATGTCGGCCATGAGCCTGATGCTCTTGTCTTCCCTGGGGAATCTTTTCTTCGGATCCTTTTGGCTCTTCCAG GCAAACCTGTATGTGGGACTGGTGGTCATGTGTGGCTTTGTCCTTTTTGATACTCAGCTCATTATTGAAAAGGCTGAAAATGGAGATAAAGATTATATCTG GCACTGCGTTGACCTCTTCTTAGATTTCGTTACTCTCTTCAGAAAACTCATGATGATCCTGGCTATGAATGAGAAG gataagaagaaggagaagaagtgA